A single Pseudodesulfovibrio aespoeensis Aspo-2 DNA region contains:
- the queA gene encoding tRNA preQ1(34) S-adenosylmethionine ribosyltransferase-isomerase QueA — MEIPKDFRLSSYHYTLPEERIAQTPADRRDGSRLLVLDRAGESLRAASFASLMDHLPPDALLVANNSRVIPARVFGTKDTGGRVEFLMLTPLPLMEPQEGTGALTGWRTARAEGLLRASKSPKPGAMVTFADDFQLTALEGGPFGRWQVELAWRGDLKDRFEALGHLPLPPYIHRPDSEADRERYQTTYSDTAKAGSVAAPTAGLHFTSDLRSGLAARGFGWAEITLYVGYGTFSPVRCADIREHRMHSEYIEVPEATALAVQQAKAEGRPVVAVGTTSARSLEGMVRESGRIGEFRGETDIFITPGYRFQVVDAMITNFHLPESSLIIMIAALAGRKTVLSAYDFALENGFRFFSYGDAMLIK, encoded by the coding sequence AAAGATTTCAGGCTCTCAAGCTACCACTACACCCTCCCGGAGGAGCGGATCGCCCAAACCCCGGCAGACCGGCGCGACGGATCGCGTCTGCTGGTGCTCGATCGCGCCGGTGAGAGCCTGCGCGCCGCGTCCTTTGCCTCGCTCATGGACCATCTGCCGCCGGACGCGCTCCTGGTGGCCAACAACTCCCGTGTCATCCCGGCCAGGGTCTTTGGCACCAAGGACACGGGCGGACGGGTCGAGTTCCTGATGCTCACCCCCCTGCCCCTCATGGAGCCGCAGGAAGGCACGGGCGCGCTCACAGGGTGGCGCACGGCCAGGGCTGAAGGACTGCTGCGCGCCTCCAAATCGCCAAAGCCCGGCGCAATGGTCACCTTTGCCGACGATTTCCAGCTGACCGCCCTGGAGGGCGGTCCGTTTGGGCGCTGGCAGGTGGAGCTGGCCTGGCGCGGCGATCTCAAGGACCGGTTCGAAGCCCTGGGCCACCTGCCCCTGCCGCCCTATATCCACCGGCCAGACAGCGAGGCGGACCGCGAACGCTACCAGACCACCTACAGCGACACAGCCAAGGCCGGGTCCGTGGCCGCGCCCACCGCCGGGCTGCACTTCACGTCTGATCTGCGCTCTGGTCTGGCCGCACGCGGGTTCGGCTGGGCCGAGATCACCCTCTATGTGGGCTATGGCACCTTCAGCCCGGTGCGCTGCGCCGACATCCGCGAGCACCGCATGCACTCGGAATACATCGAGGTGCCGGAAGCGACTGCCCTGGCAGTCCAACAGGCCAAGGCCGAGGGACGACCGGTGGTGGCCGTGGGCACCACCAGCGCGCGCTCCCTGGAAGGCATGGTCCGCGAGAGCGGTCGCATCGGGGAATTCCGTGGAGAAACAGATATTTTCATCACCCCTGGCTACCGTTTCCAGGTGGTTGATGCCATGATCACGAACTTCCATTTGCCAGAATCGTCGCTGATCATTATGATCGCGGCTCTTGCCGGGAGAAAAACAGTCCTCTCGGCCTATGACTTTGCCCTGGAGAACGGGTTTCGCTTCTTCTCATACGGAGACGCGATGCTTATCAAATAA
- a CDS encoding 4Fe-4S dicluster domain-containing protein has protein sequence MSRIEVREDRCKGCLLCTTVCPVGIIVQSDRFNVSGYKVVEVPDADKDKCTGCASCAMICPDVAITVYKTPKKKGGKVI, from the coding sequence ATGTCGCGAATCGAGGTTCGGGAAGACCGATGCAAAGGGTGTCTGCTGTGCACCACGGTCTGCCCTGTGGGCATTATCGTCCAGTCTGACCGGTTCAACGTCAGCGGCTACAAGGTCGTTGAAGTGCCGGACGCGGACAAGGACAAATGTACCGGCTGCGCGTCCTGCGCCATGATCTGCCCGGACGTGGCCATCACGGTCTACAAGACCCCCAAAAAGAAGGGGGGGAAAGTAATATGA